One region of Megalopta genalis isolate 19385.01 chromosome 15, iyMegGena1_principal, whole genome shotgun sequence genomic DNA includes:
- the SNRPG gene encoding small nuclear ribonucleoprotein G — protein sequence MSKAHPPELKKYMDKRLSLKLNGGRHVVGILRGFDPFMNMVIDESIEECKDGTKNNIGMVVIRGNSVIMLEALDRI from the exons ATGAGTAAAGCACATCCTCCTGAACTCAAAAA ATACATGGATAAGAGATTATCAC TAAAATTAAATGGTGGACGACACGTTGTCGGTATTTTACGCGGATTTGATCCATTCATGAATATGGTGATCGATGAAAGTATAGAAGAATGCAAAGATGGCACAAAAAACAATATTGGCATGGTG GTAATACGTGGTAATAGCGTCATAATGTTAGAGGCTCTAGATAGAATATGA